In one Desulfallas thermosapovorans DSM 6562 genomic region, the following are encoded:
- a CDS encoding DivIVA domain-containing protein, with translation MLTPLDIQKKEFRRSFRGYNEEEVDKFLDQLVQNYEALYLENQSLKEKLENGEAAMARYLEMEKVIKNAVIMAQKNADDLERNARQEAELLLEDARLRAEKIIGDAEGKAARTLQEARERARYRIEEAENRVRDVMEEYRLLNKQVQMFRVKFRSFLEAQISLLDDQEEEVLEMMSNFGSGWLEAAAGRNGDDAGGREDTDSAAGAARGNLRAGEGDPGEQGDDGDR, from the coding sequence GTGCTCACCCCCCTTGATATTCAGAAAAAAGAATTTCGACGCTCCTTCCGGGGTTATAATGAAGAAGAGGTAGACAAGTTCCTCGACCAGTTGGTGCAAAATTACGAGGCTTTGTATCTGGAAAACCAGTCCCTGAAGGAAAAGCTGGAAAACGGCGAAGCTGCCATGGCGCGCTATTTAGAAATGGAGAAAGTTATTAAGAATGCAGTTATCATGGCCCAAAAAAATGCCGATGACCTGGAGCGCAACGCCCGGCAAGAGGCCGAACTGTTGCTGGAAGACGCTCGCCTGCGGGCTGAAAAAATTATTGGTGATGCCGAGGGAAAGGCGGCCAGGACGCTTCAGGAGGCGCGGGAGCGGGCCCGGTATCGCATCGAGGAAGCTGAAAACCGGGTTAGAGATGTTATGGAGGAATACCGCCTGTTAAACAAGCAAGTTCAGATGTTCAGGGTTAAATTTCGCTCTTTCCTGGAGGCCCAGATAAGCTTGTTGGACGATCAGGAGGAAGAGGTATTGGAAATGATGAGTAACTTCGGGTCGGGTTGGCTTGAGGCGGCTGCGGGCCGGAATGGTGATGATGCCGGTGGTCGTGAGGATACGGACAGTGCTGCGGGTGCAGCCCGGGGCAATCTCCGTGCCGGGGAAGGCGACCCCGGTGAACAGGGTGATGATGGGGACAGGTAG
- a CDS encoding DUF167 domain-containing protein, which produces MLDIQEDAGGVTIKIRVQPRAAKNQVSGIMDGALKVRLTAPPVDGAANKACCAFIAELLGVAKGRVAVCHGHTGRNKTVRVEGLTARQVLERLNY; this is translated from the coding sequence ATGTTGGATATTCAAGAGGATGCCGGTGGTGTGACTATAAAAATACGGGTACAGCCCAGGGCTGCCAAAAACCAGGTGTCCGGTATCATGGACGGCGCCCTTAAAGTGCGGCTTACTGCTCCTCCGGTGGACGGTGCGGCCAACAAAGCCTGTTGTGCCTTCATAGCTGAACTGCTGGGGGTGGCCAAAGGCCGGGTGGCGGTTTGCCACGGGCATACCGGGCGTAATAAAACTGTGCGGGTTGAAGGTTTGACCGCCCGGCAGGTGCTGGAACGGCTCAATTATTGA
- a CDS encoding YggT family protein has translation MNIGITTVIYYAIEVYTWLIFIRIILSWVRVNPYQPVVRFIFETTEPVLGFFRRLIPPVGMIDFSPIAAFLALQILATVVIRLLHSIGIY, from the coding sequence ATGAATATAGGTATTACGACGGTAATTTACTATGCCATAGAGGTATATACCTGGCTAATTTTTATACGCATTATCTTATCCTGGGTCAGGGTGAATCCCTACCAGCCCGTGGTTAGATTTATCTTTGAGACCACCGAACCGGTGCTGGGCTTTTTCAGAAGGCTGATCCCCCCGGTGGGTATGATTGATTTTTCTCCCATTGCCGCCTTTTTGGCTCTGCAAATACTGGCCACAGTGGTCATCAGGCTGCTTCATTCCATTGGTATATATTAA
- the pstB gene encoding phosphate ABC transporter ATP-binding protein PstB — translation MNSKVSVHGLNLFYKGFQALRDINLEILANRVTALIGPSGCGKSTFLRTLNRMNDLYEGVRVQGRVLIDGDDIYRERYDVMALRKKVGMVFQKPNPFPMSIYDNVAYGPRVHGIKNRRRLDEIVETSLRAASLWDEVSDRLHRGATGLSAGQQQRLCIARLLAVEPEVLLMDEPTATLDPIAALKVEELIRVLKHDYTIIMVTRNTRQAARVSDYTAFFLAGELVEHGMTGDMFTMPKDRRTEDYITGRFG, via the coding sequence ATGAACAGTAAAGTATCGGTGCATGGATTAAATTTGTTTTATAAAGGTTTTCAAGCCTTGCGGGATATTAACCTGGAAATTTTAGCCAACCGGGTTACTGCCCTGATTGGCCCTTCGGGCTGCGGCAAATCAACTTTCCTGCGCACTTTAAACCGCATGAATGACCTGTATGAAGGCGTACGGGTGCAGGGGCGGGTTTTAATTGATGGTGATGATATTTACCGTGAAAGGTACGATGTCATGGCTCTGCGCAAAAAGGTGGGGATGGTATTTCAAAAACCCAATCCCTTTCCCATGTCTATTTATGACAACGTGGCTTACGGACCCCGGGTGCACGGTATTAAAAACCGCAGGCGGTTGGATGAGATTGTGGAAACAAGTTTGCGGGCGGCCTCCTTGTGGGATGAAGTAAGCGATCGCTTGCACCGGGGCGCCACGGGGTTATCCGCCGGGCAACAGCAGCGGTTGTGTATAGCCAGGTTACTGGCGGTGGAACCGGAGGTACTGCTGATGGATGAGCCCACTGCGACCCTGGATCCCATTGCCGCGTTAAAGGTGGAGGAGCTCATCAGGGTGTTAAAGCATGATTACACCATCATTATGGTGACCCGTAACACGCGGCAGGCGGCCCGGGTTTCCGACTATACAGCATTTTTTTTGGCCGGTGAACTGGTGGAGCATGGTATGACCGGCGACATGTTCACCATGCCCAAAGACCGGCGTACCGAAGACTATATAACGGGGCGTTTCGGCTAA
- a CDS encoding cell division protein SepF, translated as MARLVDKMLNFMGFEEEQEESREQEIRALEEEKTIIQKPKKNKAQVVSLHSQRQMRFCVVEPSSFDDVQGMADHLKNRRPVIVNLEQAEPELAKRVVDFVSGATYALDGSMQKVGKGIFLFVPSNVDIDMDIKEKISEKGILGWMK; from the coding sequence TTGGCAAGATTAGTGGATAAAATGCTTAATTTCATGGGCTTTGAGGAAGAACAGGAAGAGAGCAGAGAACAGGAAATTCGTGCCCTGGAAGAAGAAAAGACAATCATTCAAAAGCCCAAGAAAAACAAGGCTCAAGTGGTTAGCCTGCATTCCCAGCGACAAATGCGTTTTTGCGTGGTCGAGCCCAGCAGTTTTGATGATGTTCAGGGTATGGCCGATCACTTGAAAAATCGCCGGCCGGTGATCGTCAACTTGGAGCAGGCCGAGCCGGAACTGGCCAAGCGGGTGGTGGATTTTGTCAGCGGGGCTACCTATGCACTGGACGGCAGTATGCAAAAGGTGGGGAAGGGAATCTTCCTTTTTGTGCCCAGTAATGTGGATATAGATATGGATATAAAGGAAAAAATCAGTGAAAAGGGTATTTTGGGCTGGATGAAGTAA
- the proC gene encoding pyrroline-5-carboxylate reductase, which translates to MSLAGKKFGFIGGGSMAEALITGLIGANLVGAGQVLVSDPSGQRRDYLAEKFSVGVTVDNSAVVAGSDIIVLAVKPFVMGEVLDETGSGFNPDHTVISIAAGITTTYIEKSIADQVPVVRAMPNTPALLGAGATAVCCGRWASEQHRELALAVFGAVGRAVTVPEKLMDAVTGLSGSGPAYMYIIAEALADAGVRMGLPRDVALTLASQTMLGAARMILETGRHPAVLKDMVTTPGGTTIEGLFALEEGGIRAALYRAVENACRRSGQQSGDDK; encoded by the coding sequence ATGTCACTGGCAGGAAAAAAGTTCGGCTTTATCGGCGGTGGATCCATGGCCGAGGCTTTGATTACCGGGCTAATCGGGGCAAATCTGGTTGGCGCCGGGCAGGTGCTGGTTAGTGATCCCAGCGGGCAGCGCAGGGATTACCTGGCGGAAAAGTTTTCCGTTGGGGTAACCGTAGATAACAGCGCGGTGGTAGCCGGTAGCGATATTATCGTGTTAGCGGTAAAACCCTTTGTCATGGGTGAAGTACTGGACGAAACAGGTAGTGGTTTCAATCCTGATCATACTGTGATCTCCATCGCTGCAGGTATTACCACGACTTACATAGAAAAATCAATCGCTGATCAAGTACCGGTGGTACGGGCGATGCCCAATACACCGGCACTGTTGGGGGCAGGGGCCACGGCGGTGTGCTGTGGCCGGTGGGCCAGTGAGCAGCACAGGGAACTGGCCCTGGCGGTCTTTGGTGCGGTGGGCCGGGCAGTGACGGTGCCTGAAAAATTAATGGATGCGGTAACAGGACTCAGCGGCAGTGGTCCGGCATATATGTATATTATAGCCGAGGCGCTGGCCGACGCCGGAGTACGTATGGGACTGCCCAGGGATGTGGCGTTGACCCTGGCCTCCCAAACTATGCTGGGCGCCGCTCGGATGATACTGGAAACGGGTCGCCACCCGGCGGTGCTCAAGGATATGGTAACCACCCCCGGGGGTACCACCATTGAGGGCTTGTTTGCCCTGGAGGAGGGCGGCATCAGGGCCGCGCTGTACCGGGCGGTGGAAAATGCCTGCCGGCGTTCCGGCCAGCAATCCGGGGACGACAAATAA
- the phoU gene encoding phosphate signaling complex protein PhoU gives MTARSYFDRSLKEIQQDILRVGSLVEQAVYDAIQALVQQDMALAAQVIMGDEIIDELCLEIEEKCVRLMATQQPMARDLRVIVTGINILTSLERMGDHCVDIARATMCLTGHPFTVRPVQYIPEMADIVQQMVKGGLDAYAKGDVYKAIDMCAMDDEVDFIFNRIFRELIGCMKEKPANIHQSAYLLYVNRYIERIADHATNIGEAVIYLVTGERRELN, from the coding sequence ATGACGGCCAGAAGCTACTTTGACAGGTCGTTGAAAGAAATACAGCAGGATATTTTACGCGTGGGCAGCCTGGTGGAGCAGGCGGTGTACGATGCCATCCAGGCGCTGGTACAGCAGGACATGGCCCTGGCCGCCCAGGTGATCATGGGTGATGAAATAATTGATGAACTATGCCTGGAGATTGAAGAGAAATGCGTCAGGTTAATGGCCACCCAGCAACCCATGGCCCGTGATTTGCGGGTTATCGTTACGGGCATCAACATATTAACCAGTCTGGAACGCATGGGCGACCATTGTGTGGACATCGCCCGGGCCACCATGTGTCTTACTGGTCATCCCTTTACGGTTCGGCCCGTGCAATACATACCTGAAATGGCGGATATTGTGCAGCAGATGGTCAAAGGCGGGCTGGATGCCTATGCTAAAGGTGATGTGTACAAGGCCATCGATATGTGTGCCATGGACGATGAAGTGGATTTTATTTTTAACCGCATATTCCGCGAGTTGATTGGCTGCATGAAAGAAAAACCGGCTAATATCCACCAGTCGGCTTATTTGTTGTATGTAAACAGGTATATTGAACGGATTGCCGATCATGCCACCAATATCGGTGAAGCTGTTATTTACCTGGTAACCGGTGAACGGCGGGAATTGAATTAG
- a CDS encoding HlyD family efflux transporter periplasmic adaptor subunit, which yields MGKYRVRPGRLIPALFVLLGGIGLILWGAFSTLAWAKNNVLLHLLDITVLVQGEVRETLATQGLLIKHEEPVKAPVSGQLHLLVQDGDRLRTGALMAEISGTSNEKIWSPRSGIFCTHLDNLENLLVPDMIDVLDLAAVEKISNNITPATNEVTGGQIIGKVVDNLQPVLVFIRLENPGEHVTRTFSKDAAVTLFWNGEKLNGKIMQIHSADSVLNMLVELPQYPEKYIHQRRVELDLVTRRMAGWLVPEEAIVFKEGKPGIYIVSKQIVRWIPVAVQDRLQGMVAVSGDKINNSVRFVKNPGWAREGVRLD from the coding sequence GTGGGCAAATACAGAGTGCGCCCCGGCCGGTTAATTCCCGCGCTGTTTGTGTTGCTGGGCGGGATCGGGTTAATCCTGTGGGGTGCCTTTAGCACACTGGCCTGGGCGAAAAACAATGTGCTGCTGCATTTGCTCGATATAACAGTCCTGGTTCAGGGAGAGGTCAGGGAAACCCTGGCCACCCAGGGGTTACTGATAAAACATGAGGAACCGGTAAAGGCACCGGTGTCCGGTCAGCTGCATTTGCTGGTACAAGACGGTGACCGTTTACGTACGGGGGCGTTAATGGCTGAGATAAGCGGTACTTCAAATGAAAAAATCTGGAGCCCCCGGTCGGGTATTTTTTGTACACACCTGGATAATTTGGAAAACTTGCTGGTGCCCGATATGATAGATGTATTGGACCTGGCTGCGGTTGAAAAAATAAGTAATAATATAACACCGGCTACGAATGAAGTGACGGGCGGGCAAATTATCGGTAAAGTGGTGGACAACCTGCAGCCGGTACTGGTTTTTATCCGTTTGGAAAACCCTGGTGAACATGTAACCCGTACATTTTCCAAGGATGCAGCAGTGACCTTGTTCTGGAATGGTGAAAAGTTAAACGGAAAAATTATGCAAATACATAGCGCAGACAGTGTACTTAATATGCTGGTGGAATTGCCGCAATACCCGGAAAAATACATTCACCAGCGGCGTGTAGAGCTTGATCTGGTGACCCGCCGGATGGCCGGCTGGCTGGTTCCCGAAGAGGCCATAGTTTTTAAAGAAGGTAAGCCGGGCATTTATATAGTGTCCAAGCAGATCGTACGCTGGATACCGGTGGCGGTGCAGGACCGTTTACAGGGTATGGTGGCGGTTAGCGGTGATAAAATAAACAATTCTGTGCGTTTTGTAAAGAACCCCGGCTGGGCGCGGGAAGGTGTCCGGCTGGATTAA
- a CDS encoding RNA-binding protein, with translation MDPDKLRDMFTRPEDREILARALDLAEMVGKNHRPQATDFYDPAACAMIARAVGSIPDLAVLVDGGYPAAERSRVLIFPDYLPAGEVDAGLAFLNVQSNSRFHTLTHRDYLGALLGLGLRREKLGDILVREDGAQLIVAAEVAGVIKMDLTGVGRVGVTVSEINRDGLIPPVKNYREIKVTAQSLRLDAVAAHGFGLSRTKMAREVAAGKIYLNWRPCLDPATPVQPGDMISARGRGRVAVEQTGGQTKKGRINLLLHRYGTAR, from the coding sequence ATGGACCCGGATAAATTGCGGGACATGTTCACCAGGCCGGAAGACAGGGAAATATTAGCCCGGGCATTGGACCTGGCGGAAATGGTTGGCAAAAACCATCGCCCCCAGGCGACGGATTTCTATGATCCGGCTGCCTGTGCCATGATTGCCCGGGCTGTGGGATCTATCCCCGATCTGGCGGTGCTGGTGGACGGTGGTTATCCCGCGGCGGAAAGGTCGCGGGTATTAATTTTTCCGGATTACTTGCCTGCCGGGGAAGTGGACGCCGGCCTGGCCTTTTTAAACGTCCAGAGTAATTCACGTTTTCACACCCTCACCCACCGGGATTACCTTGGTGCGCTGCTGGGTCTGGGACTGCGCAGGGAAAAACTGGGTGATATACTGGTGCGTGAAGATGGTGCTCAGCTAATCGTGGCCGCAGAGGTGGCGGGAGTTATCAAGATGGATCTAACCGGCGTGGGCCGGGTGGGGGTTACGGTAAGTGAAATAAACCGCGACGGGCTTATTCCACCGGTAAAGAATTACCGTGAAATTAAGGTTACGGCGCAGTCATTGCGCCTGGACGCGGTGGCGGCTCATGGTTTTGGCCTATCCAGAACAAAGATGGCCCGGGAAGTCGCCGCAGGTAAGATATACCTCAACTGGCGCCCTTGCCTTGACCCTGCCACGCCGGTGCAGCCGGGAGATATGATTTCCGCCCGGGGTCGGGGCCGGGTGGCGGTGGAACAAACCGGTGGCCAGACTAAAAAGGGCCGTATAAACCTGTTATTACATCGCTACGGCACTGCCCGTTAA
- a CDS encoding YggS family pyridoxal phosphate-dependent enzyme, with product MSGWIKGEFHGVEENLQRVRERVRLAAARSGREPRQIKIIAVTKGVEVPRVREVVQQGITDLGENRVQEMTGKITALPPDINWHMIGHLQTNKVKYVVGRVALIHSLDRWSLAEEINRRAVKVGVAVGVLVQVNTSGERTKQGLTPGELPDFLTALRDLPRITVHGLMTIAPYARNPEEVRPYFRELRLLAAKHKLKHLSMGMTNDYEVAVEEGADMLRLGTAIFGTRDIKK from the coding sequence GTGTCCGGCTGGATTAAGGGGGAGTTCCATGGGGTAGAGGAAAATTTGCAGCGGGTCAGGGAAAGGGTTCGCCTGGCTGCGGCCCGGTCGGGTCGTGAACCGCGGCAAATTAAAATCATAGCCGTGACTAAAGGCGTGGAGGTTCCCCGGGTGCGGGAAGTTGTGCAGCAGGGTATTACGGATTTGGGGGAAAACCGGGTTCAGGAAATGACCGGTAAAATCACCGCCCTGCCGCCGGACATAAACTGGCATATGATTGGTCACCTGCAGACCAACAAGGTGAAATATGTGGTGGGCCGGGTGGCACTCATTCATTCTTTAGACCGCTGGAGCCTGGCCGAGGAAATCAATCGCCGTGCTGTTAAAGTTGGAGTAGCGGTTGGGGTATTGGTGCAGGTAAATACCTCCGGAGAAAGAACCAAGCAAGGACTTACCCCTGGAGAACTGCCGGACTTTTTGACGGCTTTGCGGGATTTACCTCGAATAACGGTGCATGGATTGATGACCATTGCTCCTTACGCCCGGAATCCTGAAGAGGTGCGCCCTTATTTTAGAGAACTGCGGCTTCTGGCTGCAAAGCATAAACTAAAACATCTTTCCATGGGTATGACCAATGATTACGAAGTGGCGGTGGAGGAAGGTGCCGATATGCTTCGTTTAGGCACGGCAATCTTTGGCACTCGTGATATAAAAAAATAG